The following proteins are co-located in the Lepus europaeus isolate LE1 chromosome 15, mLepTim1.pri, whole genome shotgun sequence genome:
- the LOC133774253 gene encoding protein arginine N-methyltransferase 1-like, with translation MFPLAKIKDKKGQVTGSEMSAHGKASLSGLGYEEFYACLIKEVDIYTVKVEDLTFTSPFCLQVKRNDYVHALVAYFNIEFTRCHKRTGFSTSPESPYTHWKQTVFYMEDYLTVKTGEEIFGTIGMRPNAKNNRDLDFTIDLDFKGQLCELSCSTDYRMR, from the exons ATGTTTCCTTTAGCAAAAATCAAAGACAAGAAGGGGCAAGTAACAGGAAGTGAGATGAGTGCTCATGGAAAGGCATCTTTATCTGGCCTGGGGTATGAG GAATTTTACGCCTGCCTCATCAAAGAGGTGGACATCTACACCGTGAAAGTGGAGGACCTGACCTTCACCTCGCCCTTCTGCCTGCAAGTGAAGCGGAACGACTACGTGCACGCGCTCGTGGCCTACTTCAACATCGAGTTCACGCGCTGCCACAAGCGCACCGGCTTCTCCACCAGCCCCGAGTCCCCGTACACGCACTGGAAGCAGACCGTATTCTACATGGAGGACTACCTGACGGTGAAGACGGGCGAGGAGATCTTCGGCACCATCGGCATGCGGCCCAACGCCAAGAACAACCGCGATCTGGACTTCACCATCGACCTGGACTTCAAGGGTCAGCTGTGCGAGCTGTCCTGCTCCACCGACTACCGGATGCGCTGA